One Alteromonas sp. KC3 DNA segment encodes these proteins:
- a CDS encoding amino acid ABC transporter substrate-binding protein, translating into MIRVVLACITLLLSSTQASGALWTITYPRPLDDSDERSQYPIALLKLALDKTGVNYELRPSDRILLTGKAMRQLRENREVNVVWSMTDSQREKDLTAIRIPIAKGLIGLRVFVVNQDKASKFEDVMSLTDIRKLVPVQGEEWPDTKILQANGFNVFTVPEFREAYDMIKQGKGDFFPRSVIEVDAELAEEGRRSNLFLEPNMALYYPTAMYYFVSSSNKTLARLIETGLNRAIDDGSFESLFQTTYSPILKGLNMQERNVFTLENPLLPVETPLNDNRLWYKNTIQTNELTPTDIE; encoded by the coding sequence ATGATTAGGGTGGTTTTGGCGTGTATTACGTTGTTGCTAAGCAGTACGCAGGCAAGTGGCGCATTGTGGACCATTACATACCCTCGACCACTTGATGATTCGGACGAACGCTCGCAGTATCCCATCGCGTTACTGAAGTTGGCGCTTGATAAAACGGGCGTTAATTATGAATTGCGCCCGTCAGATAGAATTCTCTTAACCGGGAAAGCGATGCGTCAACTGCGAGAAAATCGCGAGGTTAATGTGGTTTGGAGCATGACGGATAGTCAGCGTGAAAAAGACCTTACCGCTATTCGTATTCCTATTGCTAAAGGGCTTATAGGTTTACGCGTTTTCGTAGTAAACCAAGATAAAGCTTCTAAGTTTGAGGATGTTATGTCTTTAACAGACATTCGCAAACTCGTTCCAGTGCAAGGTGAGGAGTGGCCTGACACTAAAATATTGCAAGCCAATGGTTTCAATGTTTTCACTGTGCCAGAATTTCGAGAAGCATACGATATGATCAAGCAAGGTAAGGGCGACTTTTTCCCGCGTTCGGTCATAGAAGTAGATGCGGAATTGGCAGAAGAGGGTAGGCGTAGTAATCTTTTTTTAGAGCCTAATATGGCGCTCTATTATCCAACAGCGATGTACTATTTTGTAAGCTCGAGTAATAAAACCTTAGCAAGGCTTATTGAAACTGGGCTCAATCGCGCGATTGACGATGGCTCATTTGAATCACTTTTTCAAACGACTTATTCGCCTATTTTGAAGGGACTCAACATGCAAGAGCGTAATGTTTTTACCCTTGAAAATCCACTTTTGCCAGTTGAGACGCCGCTAAATGATAATAGGTTGTGGTACAAAAATACTATTCAAACTAACGAACTAACACCCACAGATATCGAATAA